In the genome of Micrococcales bacterium, one region contains:
- a CDS encoding PAS domain S-box protein, with translation MGGGSAGDNDLAALLFDGYYVLALQPVTRLEHVSATVCGVLGYSADELRGDPGLLLRVLDPRDRDMMLAVLNADVGLSMYLTLRWVAKDGHVVWSRQTSRKLRRDDGSVVLSATLTHIDQHGVPGERARVDGRDRMLADHVGVELRTDREGRIRSVKDSVEAVTGWAPGDLVGTFARDLLDEQDRDTCDATQQRILAGESGSQIVVRIRTADAGTRFVCATWHPVRDETTGEVTGSVVSWRDIDSATCLRLEMQVESQILRAALDAHLDPHGVVEAVRDETGRTVDLRCIEVNNAGCLALGLTREQVLASTVLELMPDLTGSALMAAFIKVVDDREPLVLNDGLSPIGPSDRRYDLRAVAVLDGLSITWRDVTKRYESASRLAASEAHYRLLLEHSSDLVTFHSRDGDVQWVSPSIRRILGWDPDEVQGRLLGLIHRDDLEGVLALHAAIRAGQEDGAVRFRVRSQKRGWSWFEGTARAVRDAAGALDSLVVFSHDISAQVDYENALADSEQRYRLLAEHATDVVYGTGRGGTTEWVSEGLTKILGFAPEEFIGHNGMEQVYPGDRAFVSQAMAEVLAGERETARFRMQTKRGDTRWIEATIHALEDEHGQPTGFAGGWRDIQAEVEAGEALKHRARTDNLTGLLNRGEAVAQLAAWLEPGGRRAGLAVAFCDVDDFKVVNDRLGHAVGDRVLKVVADRVRACVRSSDVVARFGGDEILLMLAGADTIESATAVAEKVRQAVRIPFDLDGRPVQVSVSLGVTMAEDRDDVDSLIARADRAMYAAKTAGRDQVIRLD, from the coding sequence ATGGGTGGGGGATCGGCCGGGGACAACGACCTCGCAGCGCTGCTGTTCGATGGCTATTACGTTCTGGCACTCCAGCCGGTCACGCGCTTGGAGCACGTGTCAGCGACAGTGTGCGGAGTGCTCGGCTACTCCGCGGACGAACTGCGCGGTGACCCCGGTCTGCTGCTGCGGGTGCTGGACCCCCGCGACCGGGACATGATGCTGGCGGTTCTCAACGCCGACGTCGGACTGTCCATGTACCTCACACTGCGATGGGTGGCCAAGGACGGCCACGTCGTGTGGAGCCGGCAGACCTCGCGCAAACTCCGGCGCGACGACGGGTCAGTGGTGTTGTCCGCGACCCTCACCCACATCGACCAGCATGGCGTTCCCGGTGAGCGGGCGAGGGTGGACGGCCGCGACCGGATGCTGGCGGATCACGTGGGTGTGGAGTTGCGGACCGACCGCGAGGGCCGCATCCGCTCGGTCAAGGACTCGGTCGAAGCGGTCACCGGCTGGGCGCCCGGGGATCTCGTCGGGACGTTCGCGAGGGACCTGCTGGATGAACAGGACCGGGATACGTGTGATGCGACCCAGCAGCGGATCCTTGCAGGGGAGTCGGGTTCGCAGATCGTGGTCCGCATCCGGACCGCTGACGCCGGGACCCGTTTCGTCTGCGCCACCTGGCATCCGGTACGCGACGAGACCACGGGCGAGGTTACTGGATCCGTCGTGTCCTGGCGCGACATCGACAGTGCCACCTGCCTGCGACTGGAGATGCAAGTCGAGTCACAGATCCTGCGGGCGGCCCTGGACGCCCACCTGGACCCGCATGGGGTGGTCGAGGCCGTGCGCGACGAGACGGGGCGGACCGTCGACCTGCGGTGTATCGAGGTGAACAACGCCGGCTGCCTGGCCCTGGGCTTGACCCGTGAGCAAGTGCTCGCATCCACAGTGCTCGAACTCATGCCGGACCTGACCGGATCGGCACTGATGGCAGCATTCATCAAGGTCGTGGACGACCGGGAACCCCTGGTGCTCAACGATGGGCTGTCGCCCATCGGACCCAGTGACCGGCGGTACGACCTGCGTGCGGTTGCGGTGCTCGACGGCTTGAGTATCACGTGGCGCGATGTCACCAAGCGCTACGAGTCCGCCTCGAGGCTCGCCGCATCCGAAGCGCACTACCGACTCCTGCTCGAGCACAGCAGCGACCTTGTGACGTTCCATTCCCGGGATGGCGACGTGCAGTGGGTATCACCCTCGATCCGCCGCATCCTCGGCTGGGATCCCGACGAGGTCCAGGGCCGGTTGCTGGGTCTGATCCACCGCGACGACCTCGAGGGTGTCCTCGCCCTGCATGCTGCCATCCGCGCCGGCCAGGAGGACGGCGCTGTGCGGTTTCGGGTCCGCTCCCAGAAAAGGGGGTGGTCGTGGTTCGAGGGCACCGCGCGGGCGGTGCGTGACGCGGCGGGCGCGCTTGATTCGCTGGTGGTGTTCAGCCACGACATCTCGGCCCAGGTGGACTACGAGAATGCGCTGGCAGACTCCGAACAGCGCTACCGACTTCTCGCCGAGCACGCGACGGACGTCGTCTATGGGACAGGACGGGGTGGCACCACGGAGTGGGTCTCCGAGGGTCTGACGAAGATCCTCGGCTTCGCCCCGGAGGAGTTCATCGGTCATAACGGCATGGAACAGGTCTACCCCGGGGACCGGGCATTCGTCTCCCAAGCCATGGCCGAAGTCCTCGCCGGTGAGCGCGAGACTGCCCGCTTCCGGATGCAGACCAAGCGCGGCGACACCCGTTGGATCGAGGCCACCATCCACGCGCTGGAGGATGAACACGGGCAACCGACCGGTTTCGCGGGGGGATGGCGCGACATCCAAGCGGAGGTCGAGGCCGGAGAAGCGCTGAAGCATCGAGCGCGCACCGACAACCTCACCGGACTGCTCAACCGTGGTGAGGCGGTCGCCCAATTGGCTGCCTGGCTGGAGCCCGGTGGGCGCCGCGCGGGACTGGCCGTCGCATTCTGCGACGTCGATGACTTCAAGGTGGTCAACGACCGGCTCGGTCACGCTGTGGGGGACCGCGTCCTGAAGGTCGTCGCCGACCGGGTGCGGGCTTGTGTCCGGAGCAGCGACGTCGTCGCTCGGTTCGGTGGCGACGAGATCCTCCTGATGCTCGCCGGTGCCGACACGATCGAGAGCGCGACTGCGGTCGCCGAGAAGGTGCGGCAGGCGGTCAGAATCCCGTTCGACCTCGATGGACGCCCCGTACAGGTGTCGGTGAGCCTGGGCGTGACCATGGCCGAGGACCGCGACGATGTCGACTCCCTCATCGCCCGCGCGGACCGGGCGATGTACGCGGCGAAGACAGCCGGTCGCGACCAGGTGATCCGCCTCGATTAG
- a CDS encoding DUF3040 domain-containing protein — protein sequence MPLSEHEQRLLEQMERALMAEDPKFATSLRNGSSGADRRRIIGGVIGALVGMGLLLAGVSASLPPLGVLGFIVMLAAVFLVISGVRHGSSAPKDAAATAAPTTTKAKPAKGQSGFMAKFEQRWQDRNRRDGRDG from the coding sequence GTGCCTCTCTCAGAGCATGAGCAGCGTCTGCTCGAGCAGATGGAACGGGCCCTCATGGCCGAGGACCCGAAGTTCGCCACGTCCTTGCGAAACGGCTCGTCCGGGGCCGATCGGCGCCGGATCATCGGCGGTGTCATCGGCGCCCTGGTGGGTATGGGCCTGCTGCTGGCGGGGGTCTCGGCCAGTCTGCCGCCGCTGGGTGTGCTCGGATTCATCGTGATGCTTGCCGCCGTGTTCCTCGTGATCTCCGGGGTACGTCACGGGTCGTCCGCTCCCAAAGACGCGGCCGCCACCGCTGCACCTACGACGACCAAGGCCAAGCCGGCGAAGGGCCAGTCCGGCTTCATGGCGAAGTTCGAGCAACGCTGGCAGGACCGCAACCGCCGGGACGGCCGCGACGGGTGA
- the dinB gene encoding DNA polymerase IV has protein sequence MSRRETGKVAFPAPSDDSTCTILHVDMDAFYASVELLSRPMLRGQPVIVGGSGSRGVVLSATYEARAFGVRAAMSMGRARRLCPEAVVISPDHRRYSRVSEGVMEIFGSFTAAVEPLSLDEAFLDVSGAIRKFGSPTVIAELLRARVFDEQGITCSVGGSPNKFVAKVASAHAKPDGMLLIPADSIVAFLHPLPVGALWGVGPRTEEQLHSLGVRTVADVAHLPRNVLRRALGQAAGEHLADLAWGRDTRQVSSHTPDRSIGSEHTFAGDVDDPEVITRQLLGLCDHVAARLRAAGWVGRTVSLKIRFADFTTITRSRTLPEATDVGRDIYTEVAALYAGLGLQRARLRLVGVRMEKLAPAAVSTHQIAFDEPEAGWREAETAVDRAVARFGSGVVRPASLLDMGRSDDDGAS, from the coding sequence ATGAGCAGGCGTGAGACGGGCAAGGTGGCGTTCCCGGCGCCCAGCGACGATTCGACCTGCACAATTCTGCACGTCGACATGGACGCCTTCTACGCCTCGGTCGAACTGCTCAGCCGGCCGATGTTGCGCGGCCAGCCGGTGATCGTCGGCGGCTCCGGGTCCCGCGGGGTGGTGCTCTCGGCGACCTATGAGGCACGCGCGTTCGGAGTGCGGGCGGCGATGTCCATGGGCCGCGCCCGCAGGCTGTGCCCGGAGGCTGTGGTGATCTCACCGGACCATCGGCGGTACAGCCGCGTCAGCGAAGGCGTCATGGAGATCTTTGGTTCCTTCACCGCCGCTGTCGAGCCGCTGTCCCTGGACGAGGCGTTCCTCGACGTCTCCGGGGCGATCCGGAAGTTCGGAAGTCCCACGGTGATCGCCGAGCTGCTGCGGGCCCGCGTGTTCGACGAGCAGGGGATCACGTGCTCGGTGGGCGGGTCGCCCAACAAGTTCGTGGCCAAGGTCGCCAGCGCGCATGCCAAGCCGGACGGCATGCTGCTCATCCCGGCAGACTCCATCGTCGCCTTCCTGCACCCCTTGCCCGTGGGAGCGCTGTGGGGCGTGGGGCCGCGCACCGAGGAGCAGTTGCACAGCCTGGGGGTCCGGACGGTTGCCGATGTCGCACATCTGCCCCGCAATGTCCTGCGCCGAGCCCTTGGCCAGGCCGCCGGCGAGCATCTGGCGGATCTCGCCTGGGGCCGGGACACCCGCCAGGTGAGTTCGCACACGCCGGACCGCAGCATCGGTTCGGAGCACACGTTCGCCGGTGATGTCGACGATCCCGAGGTGATCACCCGGCAGTTGCTGGGCTTGTGCGACCACGTGGCCGCGCGCCTGCGGGCTGCCGGTTGGGTGGGGCGGACGGTGAGCCTCAAGATCCGGTTCGCCGACTTCACGACCATCACCCGTTCCCGCACGCTGCCCGAGGCCACGGACGTGGGCAGGGACATCTACACAGAGGTGGCTGCACTGTACGCCGGACTGGGCCTGCAGCGGGCACGTCTACGACTGGTGGGCGTGCGCATGGAGAAGTTGGCACCGGCGGCGGTGAGCACCCACCAGATCGCCTTCGACGAACCAGAGGCCGGGTGGCGGGAGGCGGAGACCGCAGTAGATCGGGCCGTGGCCCGGTTCGGCAGCGGCGTGGTGCGTCCGGCGAGCCTGTTGGACATGGGCCGTTCGGACGATGATGGCGCGTCGTGA
- the dnaE gene encoding DNA polymerase III subunit alpha, producing MFTHLHVASYYSLRHGVCAPRDLVQRAAELDQPALALTDRDGLYGAVRFMQACMEQGVGGILGADLAQRPEDPPPARRTPVRGGTTRDPAHPRMVLLARGGRGWSALSRLVSAAHVGGERGTPSVGWDLLEEFVVPGDLRVVLGPDSEVGRAIARHRFDLADRLLDRWRHVAGRQVYLEIVDHRTAPRDPGRHGPGPDLSTAMARRMWGYAAERDVPAVLTNAVRYIRPRQAATADLLDAIRRLVPLDSRHLDRENSGGFLAAQSHMRGVAEQVAGSAAGRLLGVTADLAQECVLDPVGDFGIGDIHVPELDVLLSGRPPGEPTGPVMAGYAARRHRHDQRRAEGARADVLLRARCEASLHTRFTGREVSVARRRLDDELEVVATLGFAGYFLTVAEVVDLIRSMRIRVAARGSGAGSVVNYLLGISGVDPIRHDLLMERFLSPLRRVLPDIDIDVESARRTDIYRRIVDRFGAHRSACVSMRDTYKVRHAIRDVGAALGFPASEIDDFAKAFPHIRARDARAAVAELPEVRSSVVGKLAERGMLDGFLHFVEALDGLPRHIALHPCGVLLSDSSLLDRTPVEASWQGFPMSQFDKDDVEEMGFLKLDVLGIRMQSAMAHAVTEIQRVDGAEIDLDTLPFDDADTFDLITKAKTLGCFQIESPGQRELIGKFAPETFGDLIIDISLFRPGPVKSDMVTPFLSARHGWREPLHLHPDLEPALRETHGVVVFHEQVLRLVSVMSGCSLAEADEVRRQLGTPDGQIQVRTWFIPAALKKGYDLKTVERVWEVLRAFASFGFCKAHAAAFALPTYHSAWLKRHYPAAFLAGVLTHDPGMYPKRLILDEARNSGVAVLPLDVNVSTGEYRVETVGEGYGIRLSLADVKGINEVEIRQIENAQPFVDLADFWTRTAVARPVVERLVRTGGFDTVYGIAGTRRIGRVTRRDLLLQVADLHRSGGRRRARRTAAVPQAGSDLAARVAAQSQAPKVHVAESAQLALPLAEPELPSGLPEMSVADRVQAEVEILGLDVTRHAISFYEPMFADLGVVRARDLLSHRSDARVLVAGIKVATQTPPIRSGRRVIFASLDDSTGPIDLTFFEDAQGPYAHTVFHSWLLLAAGVIRRTGRRGISVRATGCWSLPDLHAVWRSAGVAGVYEILNSPVEMAGGPDRLEDPTRATGGSDPGVRRVLVHASGFRQSPYADTRPAGPSSKRPPKLWHSSPGSAG from the coding sequence ATGTTCACCCACCTGCATGTCGCGTCCTACTACTCCCTGCGCCACGGCGTCTGTGCACCGCGGGACCTCGTCCAGCGGGCGGCGGAACTGGACCAGCCGGCACTGGCACTGACCGACCGGGACGGTCTGTACGGGGCCGTGCGGTTCATGCAGGCCTGCATGGAACAGGGGGTGGGCGGCATCCTCGGGGCGGATCTCGCCCAGCGTCCGGAGGATCCTCCGCCGGCGCGGCGCACTCCGGTGCGCGGCGGGACCACCCGCGATCCGGCACATCCCCGCATGGTGCTCCTGGCGCGTGGGGGCCGGGGGTGGTCGGCGCTGAGCCGGCTGGTGTCCGCCGCTCATGTCGGGGGTGAACGCGGCACCCCGTCGGTCGGCTGGGACCTGCTCGAGGAGTTCGTCGTCCCCGGCGATCTGCGAGTGGTTCTGGGTCCGGACTCGGAGGTGGGCAGGGCCATCGCCCGTCACCGCTTCGACCTTGCCGACCGGCTGCTGGACCGGTGGCGGCACGTGGCTGGCCGGCAGGTGTACCTGGAGATCGTCGACCACCGGACCGCGCCGCGCGACCCCGGCCGGCACGGGCCGGGCCCAGACCTGTCGACGGCGATGGCTCGCCGGATGTGGGGGTACGCAGCCGAGCGGGACGTTCCGGCGGTACTCACCAACGCGGTGCGCTACATCCGTCCGCGGCAGGCCGCGACCGCCGACCTGCTCGATGCCATCCGGCGCCTGGTCCCGTTGGACTCCCGTCACCTCGACCGGGAGAACTCCGGTGGCTTCCTCGCCGCGCAGTCCCACATGCGCGGGGTCGCCGAACAGGTCGCCGGGTCGGCGGCCGGGCGGCTGCTGGGGGTGACCGCCGATCTGGCGCAGGAGTGCGTGCTGGATCCGGTCGGCGACTTCGGGATCGGCGACATCCATGTGCCCGAACTCGATGTCCTGCTGTCGGGACGCCCACCGGGCGAACCCACCGGTCCGGTGATGGCCGGGTACGCCGCCCGTCGGCACCGGCACGACCAGCGCCGGGCCGAGGGGGCGCGCGCTGACGTCCTGCTGCGCGCCCGCTGCGAAGCATCGCTGCACACTCGTTTCACGGGCCGGGAGGTGTCCGTGGCCCGGCGCCGGCTCGATGACGAACTCGAGGTCGTCGCGACGCTCGGGTTCGCCGGCTACTTCCTGACGGTGGCCGAGGTCGTCGACCTCATCCGGTCGATGCGCATCCGGGTGGCCGCCCGTGGGTCCGGTGCGGGCAGCGTGGTGAACTACCTGCTCGGCATCTCCGGGGTGGACCCGATCCGCCACGACCTGCTCATGGAACGGTTCCTGTCTCCGCTGCGCCGGGTGCTGCCGGACATCGACATCGATGTGGAATCGGCCCGGCGCACCGACATCTACCGGCGGATCGTGGACCGGTTCGGCGCCCACCGCAGCGCCTGCGTGAGCATGCGGGACACCTACAAGGTGCGCCACGCCATCCGTGACGTCGGCGCCGCGCTGGGCTTCCCGGCCTCCGAGATCGACGATTTCGCGAAGGCCTTCCCGCACATCCGCGCCCGCGACGCCCGGGCGGCCGTGGCCGAACTCCCCGAAGTCCGTTCGTCGGTCGTCGGGAAGTTGGCCGAGCGGGGGATGCTCGATGGGTTCCTGCACTTCGTGGAGGCCCTCGACGGCCTGCCGCGCCACATCGCCCTGCACCCCTGCGGCGTGCTGCTGTCCGATTCCTCGCTGCTGGACCGGACCCCGGTCGAGGCGTCCTGGCAGGGCTTCCCGATGAGTCAGTTCGACAAGGACGACGTCGAGGAGATGGGTTTCCTCAAACTCGATGTGCTGGGCATCCGGATGCAGTCGGCGATGGCCCACGCGGTGACGGAGATCCAGCGCGTGGACGGCGCCGAGATCGACCTCGACACGCTGCCCTTCGACGATGCCGACACCTTCGACCTGATCACGAAGGCCAAGACGCTCGGATGTTTCCAGATCGAGTCGCCAGGGCAGCGCGAGCTCATCGGCAAGTTCGCGCCCGAGACCTTCGGCGACCTCATCATCGACATCTCCCTGTTCCGACCCGGGCCGGTGAAGTCCGACATGGTCACTCCGTTCCTGTCGGCCCGCCACGGCTGGCGCGAGCCGTTGCATCTGCACCCGGACCTCGAACCGGCTCTGCGGGAGACCCACGGGGTGGTGGTCTTCCACGAACAGGTCCTGCGTCTGGTGTCGGTCATGAGCGGCTGTTCGCTGGCAGAGGCCGACGAGGTGCGCCGGCAGCTCGGAACCCCCGACGGGCAGATCCAGGTCCGCACATGGTTCATCCCGGCGGCGCTGAAGAAAGGGTACGACCTGAAGACCGTCGAACGGGTCTGGGAGGTTCTGCGGGCCTTCGCCAGTTTCGGGTTCTGCAAAGCCCACGCGGCGGCGTTCGCGCTGCCCACCTATCACTCCGCGTGGCTCAAACGGCACTACCCAGCGGCGTTCCTGGCCGGTGTGCTCACTCACGACCCCGGCATGTACCCCAAGCGCCTGATCCTCGACGAGGCGCGCAATTCGGGGGTGGCGGTGCTGCCGCTGGACGTCAACGTCTCGACCGGGGAGTACCGGGTGGAGACGGTGGGTGAGGGTTACGGGATCCGGCTGTCGCTGGCCGACGTGAAGGGGATCAACGAAGTGGAGATCCGCCAGATCGAGAACGCCCAGCCGTTCGTCGACCTGGCGGATTTCTGGACCCGGACTGCTGTGGCCCGGCCGGTCGTGGAGCGACTGGTGCGCACCGGTGGCTTCGACACCGTGTACGGCATCGCCGGCACCCGCCGGATCGGCCGCGTGACCCGTAGGGACCTGTTGTTGCAGGTCGCCGACCTGCACCGGTCAGGGGGTCGCCGACGAGCCCGGCGGACGGCCGCTGTGCCGCAGGCAGGTAGTGACCTGGCAGCACGAGTGGCCGCGCAGTCGCAGGCGCCGAAGGTCCACGTCGCCGAATCCGCGCAGCTCGCTCTGCCACTTGCCGAGCCCGAACTTCCCAGCGGGCTGCCGGAGATGTCGGTGGCCGACCGGGTGCAGGCGGAGGTGGAGATCCTCGGCCTGGACGTCACGCGCCACGCCATTTCCTTCTACGAGCCGATGTTCGCCGATCTCGGTGTGGTGCGGGCCCGGGATCTGTTGTCACACCGCTCGGACGCCCGGGTACTCGTGGCGGGGATCAAGGTCGCGACCCAGACCCCGCCGATCCGCAGTGGCAGGCGGGTCATCTTCGCCTCCCTGGACGACTCCACCGGGCCGATCGATCTGACGTTCTTCGAGGATGCCCAGGGACCGTACGCCCACACCGTGTTCCACTCCTGGCTGTTGCTGGCCGCCGGGGTGATCCGGCGGACGGGGAGACGCGGCATCTCGGTGCGGGCCACCGGGTGCTGGTCGCTGCCCGACCTGCACGCGGTGTGGAGGTCCGCCGGCGTGGCCGGGGTGTACGAGATCCTCAACTCCCCGGTCGAGATGGCCGGTGGCCCGGATCGCCTGGAGGACCCGACCCGGGCCACCGGGGGTTCGGATCCGGGGGTGCGCCGGGTACTGGTCCACGCCAGTGGTTTCCGGCAGTCACCGTACGCGGACACCCGCCCTGCGGGTCCGTCGTCGAAACGGCCGCCGAAACTGTGGCACAGCAGTCCGGGCAGTGCAGGCTAG
- a CDS encoding chromosome segregation protein SMC: MVALTYAGRELLRTAVIALDDAYQAATPAERYVAAHIAALRAGAALLATRARPSRSSRIRSVWQMVPTIAPELGEWCAYFDMIGRRRVFVEIGREPVTQRQADDLVRDAETFLEQIAGILGVGLPIPSWRTAG; encoded by the coding sequence ATGGTTGCCCTCACGTATGCCGGCAGGGAACTGCTGCGCACCGCAGTGATCGCACTCGATGACGCCTACCAGGCAGCCACTCCGGCCGAGCGGTACGTCGCGGCACACATCGCGGCGCTGCGGGCCGGTGCCGCACTGCTGGCCACCCGGGCGCGCCCGAGTCGCTCGTCGCGCATCCGCAGCGTTTGGCAGATGGTCCCCACCATCGCCCCCGAACTCGGGGAGTGGTGCGCCTACTTCGACATGATCGGGCGCCGGCGCGTCTTCGTGGAGATCGGCCGGGAGCCGGTGACCCAGCGCCAGGCAGACGACCTGGTGCGTGACGCCGAGACCTTCCTGGAGCAGATCGCCGGGATCCTCGGAGTCGGTCTGCCCATCCCCTCCTGGCGCACAGCCGGATAG
- a CDS encoding nucleotidyltransferase, with protein MYRVNHVLQQWDTSAAWWHDIATPPTGADLRTWRVEASAGKCDAPGVYELSFDPGAGRWYLLRTFD; from the coding sequence TTGTACCGGGTCAACCATGTCCTGCAGCAGTGGGACACCTCGGCTGCGTGGTGGCATGACATCGCCACGCCTCCCACCGGCGCCGACCTGCGGACTTGGCGGGTGGAGGCCTCCGCCGGGAAGTGCGACGCCCCTGGTGTGTACGAACTGAGTTTCGATCCTGGGGCTGGCCGCTGGTACCTCCTGCGGACCTTCGACTGA
- a CDS encoding MFS transporter → MAQQTPARTDHHLRPTALGTRTWFGVVIIGLVGQIAWTVENLYLNVFVYDTITDDPNVIATMVAASAISATLATFLIGPLSDRIGKRRVFIVSGYLLWGVSTMLFGFITVDSVAALIPAVSAITAAATAVILLDCIMSFLGAGANDASFNAWVTDITSPSNRGRVESVLAVLPLVSMLLVFGGLDGLTKNGDWQMFFIVVGALMIVAGLVALALIRDAPGEPTQTDSLLRSIVHGLRPTTIRSNPPLYWTLVAFAILGTSTQVFLPYLIIYVQRYLRIDAYALVLAVVLTGASVVSVLGGRIIDRVGKVAFMLPAAGVYLVGLALMIFARGLLPVIAAGLVLMSGFMLSMAAIGAAVRDFSPPDRVGMVQGLRMIAMVLVPMVIGPFIGAAVIRGADEYYEDLGQLKQVPTPGIFVAAAVVVLIIVIPVAALRRRSAR, encoded by the coding sequence ATGGCCCAGCAGACCCCGGCCCGCACCGACCACCACCTGCGGCCCACCGCGCTGGGCACGCGCACCTGGTTCGGCGTCGTCATCATCGGCCTGGTCGGCCAGATCGCGTGGACGGTCGAGAACCTCTACCTGAACGTCTTCGTCTACGACACGATCACCGACGACCCGAACGTCATCGCGACGATGGTGGCGGCCTCGGCCATCTCCGCGACGCTCGCGACGTTCCTCATCGGCCCGCTCTCCGACCGGATCGGGAAGCGCCGGGTGTTCATCGTGAGCGGCTACCTGCTGTGGGGGGTGTCCACGATGCTCTTCGGCTTCATCACCGTGGACAGCGTCGCGGCCCTCATCCCCGCGGTCAGCGCCATCACCGCCGCCGCGACGGCCGTCATTCTGCTGGACTGCATCATGAGTTTCCTCGGCGCGGGTGCCAACGACGCCTCGTTCAACGCCTGGGTCACCGACATCACCTCCCCCAGCAACCGCGGGCGGGTCGAGTCGGTGCTGGCGGTGCTCCCACTGGTCTCGATGCTGCTGGTCTTCGGCGGGCTGGACGGACTCACGAAGAACGGCGACTGGCAGATGTTCTTCATCGTGGTCGGCGCCCTCATGATCGTCGCCGGCCTGGTCGCCCTGGCCCTCATCCGGGACGCCCCCGGTGAGCCGACCCAGACCGACAGCCTGCTGCGTTCCATCGTGCACGGGCTGCGGCCGACCACGATACGCAGCAATCCCCCGCTCTACTGGACCCTGGTCGCCTTCGCCATCCTGGGCACCTCCACCCAGGTCTTCCTGCCGTACCTGATCATCTACGTCCAGCGCTACCTGCGCATCGACGCCTACGCCCTCGTACTCGCCGTCGTCCTCACCGGCGCGTCGGTGGTCAGCGTGCTCGGCGGGCGCATCATCGACCGGGTGGGCAAGGTCGCCTTCATGCTCCCGGCGGCGGGGGTCTACCTCGTCGGGCTCGCACTGATGATCTTCGCCCGCGGACTGCTCCCGGTGATCGCGGCGGGACTGGTGCTGATGTCGGGATTCATGCTCTCCATGGCCGCCATCGGCGCGGCCGTGCGTGACTTCTCACCGCCCGACCGCGTGGGCATGGTGCAGGGGTTGCGCATGATCGCCATGGTCCTGGTCCCCATGGTCATCGGACCGTTCATCGGCGCGGCCGTGATCCGCGGGGCCGATGAGTACTACGAGGACCTCGGACAACTCAAGCAGGTGCCCACACCGGGCATCTTCGTGGCCGCTGCGGTCGTCGTGTTGATCATCGTGATCCCCGTGGCGGCGCTGCGCAGGAGGTCGGCCAGATGA